From the Huiozyma naganishii CBS 8797 chromosome 2, complete genome genome, one window contains:
- the FRE1 gene encoding ferric/cupric-chelate reductase (similar to Saccharomyces cerevisiae FRE1 (YLR214W); ancestral locus Anc_7.319) has product MKVLSVLWFLVTGLSPFVAAEESLLGSACLYSGQQFNWGCSSREGHHHSDYGCLCANINWLQTVTYCIHSGSTNEHTVDDGLKYIAEACIRDEVIITMDQFASYYENATHYLRDSTPDDLVHVVNTTLRSNQTDVNWYYKKFEQYSLDIKRSEWFGWGLVFYWVMIITVATVLNLNEKLFGFKWLSTKKNNLFNKHIVIPSVYKHYHEKTFYLFKFIPLNFPNRLNSIVITVFVILCMISVGVGYCVTLPHPYFSSRWEANITLVSYRTDLMSVSIFPLIYLFGLRNNIFLPLTGIPFSTFNYYHRWCAYVSTVLAFIHSIIWTVYAIKNGGLARFEEEAYWGWGVAATVFMVILLFQSEKVLRDYMYEFFLVVHKILNVVFIVAMNYHLAPFGWRGWVWSMVAIWGFDRAMRIGRIIANGGVLTANLKDVGNDVIKLTVKKPKYMRYHAGTYAYFYFLSITDAWFYSFQSHPFTVLKDPEEDCDKLVIYFRVHKGITRKILARLMKSGQDSISCKILLEGPYGMQIPQVAQVKKNIVGVAGGIGISAVYPHLYHQLRNQTSDAFHHKLYWIINDLNSLTWFKKELQWLRDKGCEVIIVFTGAKQETTIICTSSTNSLSSSCSLEKNPIDVNVHYLHKRPDLEELVQKEIGESEAASNDVAFVSCGSSPFNDQFRYTVGKCIQRTTAINVELQEESYVW; this is encoded by the coding sequence TGTGCTGTGGTTTCTCGTCACAGGATTGTCGCCGTTTGTCGCTGCCGAGGAGTCTCTACTTGGATCAGCATGTCTGTACTCTGGCCAGCAATTCAATTGGGGTTGCAGCTCTCGTGAAGgtcaccaccacagtgaCTACGGTTGCTTGTGCGCAAATATCAATTGGTTGCAAACAGTGACTTACTGCATCCACAGTGGTTCAACCAACGAGCATACTGTCGACGATGGCCTGAAGTACATTGCGGAAGCCTGCATAAGAGATGAAGTGATAATCACCATGGATCAGTTCGCATCTTATTACGAAAACGCAACACACTATTTAAGGGATTCAACACCAGATGATCTGGTCCACGTGGTTAACACTACTCTGAGATCGAATCAAACAGATGTCAACTGGTACTACAAAAAGTTCGAACAATACTCTCTCGATATTAAGCGTTCCGAGTGGTTTGGCTGGGGGTTAGTCTTCTATTGGGTCATGATCATCACGGTGGCTACTGTCCTTAACCTTAACGAGAAATTGTTTGGTTTCAAGTGGTTGAGCACGAAGAAAAATAACTTGTTCAATAAGCATATCGTTATACCTTCCGTGTACAAACATTACCATGAAAAGACATTCTACCTGTTCAAATTCATCCCATTAAACTTCCCCAACAGATTAAACTCGATTGTGATAACAGTGTTTGTTATACTGTGCATGATCTCTGTGGGGGTCGGGTACTGTGTAACTTTACCACACCCGTACTTCTCCTCCAGATGGGAGGCAAACATAACATTAGTCAGTTACAGGACGGATTTAATGTCCGTCTCCATATTCCCCCTAATTTATCTATTCGGTTTGAGGAATAACATATTCCTTCCCTTAACCGGTATCCCATTCTCCACCTTCAATTATTACCATAGGTGGTGCGCTTATGTCTCTACCGTGCTCGCCTTCATTCACAGTATTATTTGGACCGTTTACGCAATCAAGAATGGCGGGTTAGCAAGGTTCGAGGAGGAAGCCTATTGGGGGTGGGGGGTAGCTGCTACCGTATTTATGGTCATTCTGCTATTCCAGAGTGAAAAGGTCCTCAGGGACTACATGTACGAATTCTTTCTGGTCGTGCATAAAATCCTGAACGTCGTATTTATAGTGGCCATGAACTATCACCTGGCACCATTTGGATGGAGAGGGTGGGTCTGGTCCATGGTCGCCATATGGGGGTTTGACAGGGCAATGCGTATTGGGAGAATAATTGCCAATGGCGGTGTCCTTACCGCCAACCTAAAGGATGTGGGAAACGACGTCATTAAGTTGACAGTCAAAAAACCAAAGTACATGCGCTACCATGCTGGTACATATGCTTACTTCTATTTCTTGAGCATCACGGACGCGTGGTTTTACTCCTTCCAGTCACACCCCTTCACTGTGTTGAAGGATCCAGAGGAGGACTGCGACAAGCTGGTCATCTATTTCAGGGTCCACAAGGGTATTACTCGTAAAATATTGGCAAGACTGATGAAAAGTGGTCAGGACTCAATCAGTTGTAAGATCCTGCTCGAAGGACCATACGGTATGCAAATCCCTCAGGTTGCCCaggtgaagaaaaacatCGTCGGTGTTGCCGGCGGTATTGGTATTTCCGCAGTCTACCCACATCTTTATCACCAATTGAGAAATCAAACCTCAGATGCTTTCCACCATAAATTATATTGGATCATAAACGATTTGAACAGTCTCACGTGGTTTAAAAAGGAATTACAATGGTTGAGGGACAAAGGTTGCGAGGTCATCATTGTCTTCACTGGTGCGAAACAAGAAACTACTATCATTTGCACCTCCTCCACAAACTCTTTGTCCTCCAGCTgttctttggaaaagaacCCAATTGACGTGAATGTCCACTATCTGCACAAGAGACCAGATCTAGAAGAACTGGtacagaaagaaattggTGAATCGGAGGCTGCATCTAACGACGTCGCCTTTGTCAGTTGCGGCTCCAGCCCATTTAACGACCAGTTCAGATACACTGTAGGTAAATGTATCCAGAGGACAACGGCTATCAACGTAGAACTACAGGAGGAAAGTTATGTTTGGTAG
- the CDC123 gene encoding cell proliferation protein CDC123 (similar to Saccharomyces cerevisiae CDC123 (YLR215C); ancestral locus Anc_7.318): MTVDYVPLSDLTVSRSHIENCAFSNWYSLFKQYTPKSKILKPVPQSFIEYLEQDGIKLPKDETVRSFYTSGIAANEDNEYSDWEDDEAENSSGVRGVQLDHVDPLRDFPDLHNELKSIINDIGPVTPKLNWSAPKDATWILPNNTMKCIEVNEIYLLLNASNYIMHDLQHAFDECGQQEQGGRPQYELILREWFNINPAMEFRVFVKDQRIIGVTQRDINYYDYLDALSETFKDLIDEFVDEVVTPKFPDSSFVLDVYIPRPFQKVYLIDINPFARKTDTLLFSWNELLTVGGSLSNIQDYELRLVKENNTARFASKEHSENHVPKDIVDASLDPNAIRDLAQKWKELLSQQQAEDSSSGSEEEA; this comes from the coding sequence ATGACTGTGGATTATGTGCCTCTTTCTGATCTAACAGTGTCAAGGAGCCACATCGAAAACTGTGCGTTTTCGAACTGGTACTCGCTGTTCAAGCAGTATACACCAAAGTCtaaaattttgaaaccgGTGCCCCAGAGCTTTATCGAATACTTGGAGCAGGATGGTATCAAACTACCGAAGGATGAAACGGTGAGATCGTTTTACACCAGTGGTATTGCAGCCAACGAAGATAATGAATACAGTGACTGGGAGGATGATGAGGCGGAAAATTCCTCTGGCGTGCGGGGGGTACAACTCGACCATGTAGACCCTCTAAGGGATTTTCCCGATCTTCACAACGAACTGAAGTCGATAATAAACGATATAGGGCCAGTGACCCCTAAGTTGAACTGGTCAGCGCCCAAAGACGCAACGTGGATTCTCCCCAACAACACAATGAAGTGTATCGAAGTGAACGAAATATACTTACTGCTCAACGCGTCTAACTATATCATGCATGATTTGCAGCACGCGTTCGATGAGTGCGGCCAACAGGAGCAGGGGGGGAGACCCCAATATGAGTTAATCTTAAGGGAAtggttcaacatcaaccCGGCTATGGAGTTCCGGGTTTTCGTGAAGGATCAAAGAATCATTGGTGTTACGCAGAGAGATATAAATTACTACGACTACTTAGACGCTCTTTCCGagactttcaaagatttgatcGACGAGTTTGTAGATGAGGTCGTTACTCCCAAGTTCCCGGACTCAAGCTTCGTCCTCGATGTATACATTCCAAGACCATTCCAAAAAGTTTACCTCATTGATATCAATCCATTCGCAAGAAAGACAGATACTTTGCTTTTTTCGTGGAATGAACTGCTAACAGTGGGGGGATCATTGTCCAATATACAAGACTATGAATTGAGGCTAGTAAAGGAAAACAACACTGCAAGATTTGCCTCAAAGGAACATTCGGAGAACCATGTTCCCAAGGATATCGTAGACGCAAGTCTTGACCCTAACGCAATCAGAGATTTGGCGCAGAAATGGAAGGAACTATTATCCCAGCAGCAAGCGGAAGATAGCAGCAGTGGAAGCGAAGAGGAAGcttaa
- the CRD1 gene encoding cardiolipin synthase (similar to Saccharomyces cerevisiae CRD1 (YDL142C); ancestral locus Anc_7.316), with protein MLCGRTHTSAILSLCKLNLKLQLRSTAALVPATVQQSRSLQTSPGDSLQRQTASQSKILTLPNVITMSRIALTPLIGHYIFTSQMGPALGVFAYCCVTDFLDGYIARRYKTNSIAGTILDPIADKLLMVVTTVAMTFPPGPQIIPMSIAGLILGRDVLLGLSGVVVRYRSIKAVYKNAPWNMYWNFMKFPSVEVKPTVISKWNTFLQMIYLGVAGVLLIIRGSDSELQDQEDTDVKVGGKYPWLEQDFTWLGYVVGATTVLSGGSYIFSRSAIRYLPRIK; from the coding sequence ATGCTGTGCGGTAGAACACACACAAGTGCAATACTATCGCTATGTAAACTGAATCTGAAACTGCAACTTCGAAGTACAGCTGCCCTTGTCCCGGCCACTGTCCAACAGAGCAGATCTCTCCAAACGTCCCCAGGTGACTCCCTACAACGGCAAACTGCCTCACAGTCCAAAATACTGACCCTCCCGAATGTAATCACAATGTCGAGGATCGCGTTGACGCCACTGATAGGACACTACATATTCACGAGCCAGATGGGTCCCGCGTTGGGCGTGTTCGCGTACTGCTGTGTCACAGACTTTCTCGACGGGTACATTGCGCGGAGGTACAAGACGAATTCAATAGCAGGTACAATACTAGACCCAATAGCGGATAAATTGCTGATGGTGGTGACTACCGTCGCGATGACTTTCCCGCCAGGACCACAGATCATCCCAATGAGCATTGCAGGGCTGATCTTGGGAAGGGACGTCTTGCTGGGACTCAGTGGGGTAGTGGTACGGTACAGATCCATTAAAGCAGTGTACAAGAATGCGCCATGGAATATGTACTGGAATTTTATGAAGTTTCCGAGCGTGGAGGTCAAACCCACGGTGATATCTAAGTGGAACACTTTCTTACAAATGATATATTTGGGCGTAGCAGGTGTTTTGCTGATAATTAGGGGATCAGACAGCGAACTACAAGATCAGGAAGATACTGATGTGAAAGTCGGTGGGAAGTACCCCTGGTTAGAACAGGACTTCACTTGGCTGGGATACGTGGTCGGTGCCACCACAGTATTGAGCGGCGGATCCTACATATTTAGCAGAAGTGCAATCAGATACCTCCCTAGGATAAAGTAA
- the CPR6 gene encoding peptidylprolyl isomerase CPR6 (similar to Saccharomyces cerevisiae CPR6 (YLR216C); ancestral locus Anc_7.313): MAGDNSTRHKTFFDISIGGKPQGRVVFELYNDVVPKTAENFYQLCKGNEGKMCTTDPSKPLCYRGSIFHRVIKEFMCQFGDFTMGNGTGGESIYGEKFEDENFSVKHDKPFLLSMANAGPNTNGSQAFITCVPTPHLDGKHVVFGEVIQGKRIVKLIEGQQVNQDNDLPLHEVKIDDCGVLSDDYTVPENAEATPTDEFGDNYEDSLKADSKVDLSDFNSVIKAVESVKAIATEQFKKQNYAVALEKYTKCDKFLKEYFPDDLAEDQINQINNLKVTVPLNIALTGLKLGEYQTVLTAGSEVLYAEAADELAKAKALYRRGLAYYHVNDTDLAMNDLEMASTFHPNDAAIQKAIRDTKTKRKEQREKTKKSLSKMFS; encoded by the coding sequence ATGGCGGGCGACAATTCTACAAGACACAAGACTTTCTTCGATATCTCAATTGGGGGAAAACCGCAGGGCAGAGTCGTGTTCGAGCTGTACAACGACGTCGTCCCCAAGACCGCAGAGAACTTCTACCAGCTGTGTAAAGGCAATGAGGGGAAGATGTGCACGACAGACCCCTCGAAGCCACTGTGCTACAGGGGATCCATCTTTCACAGAGTCATCAAGGAGTTCATGTGCCAGTTCGGTGACTTCACTATGGGGAACGGCACAGGTGGTGAGTCCATCTACGGTGAGAAGTTCGAGGACGAAAACTTCAGTGTCAAACACGATAAACCTTTCCTGCTTTCCATGGCCAATGCGGGGCCCAACACTAACGGGTCCCAGGCGTTCATAACTTGCGTGCCAACGCCACACCTCGACGGGAAACACGTCGTCTTTGGAGAGGTCATACAGGGGAAGAGGATCGTCAAGCTTATTGAGGGACAGCAGGTCAACCAGGATAACGACTTACCCCTCCACGAGGTGAAGATTGACGACTGTGGCGTCCTGTCTGACGATTATACCGTCCCCGAAAACGCAGAGGCCACACCCACGGACGAGTTCGGCGACAACTACGAGGACTCCTTGAAGGCAGACTCGAAGGTCGACCTGTCAGACTTTAACAGTGTCATAAAAGCCGTTGAGTCCGTCAAGGCCATTGCCACGgaacagttcaagaagCAGAACTACGCAGTGGCCCTCGAAAAGTACACCAAGTGCGATAAATTCCTCAAGGAGTACTTCCCTGACGACCTCGCAGAGGACCAGATTAACCAgatcaacaacttgaaaGTCACCGTGCCCCTCAACATCGCGTTGACAGGTTTGAAACTGGGCGAGTACCAGACTGTCCTCACCGCGGGGTCGGAAGTGCTTTACGCAGAGGCCGCAGACGAGCTAGCAAAGGCAAAGGCCCTGTACCGCCGTGGGCTCGCATACTACCACGTCAACGACACCGACCTCGCCATGAACGACCTCGAAATGGCCAGCACTTTCCATCCAAATGATGCAGCAATCCAAAAGGCCATCAGGGACacaaagacgaagaggaaagaaCAAAGGGAGAAGACAAAGAAATCGCTGTCCAAAATGTTCTCCTGA
- the COA4 gene encoding Coa4p (similar to Saccharomyces cerevisiae YLR218C; ancestral locus Anc_7.311), with the protein METEYYKQALEEYKELKEEQGEAAGETEGETQDGSPDDWDKRIDDTGCYVENMALQLCHAETGDWRQCMDDMARFRDCWEKNGNRERVSTVDKTL; encoded by the coding sequence ATGGAGACTGAGTATTACAAGCAGGCGTTGGAGGAGTACaaggagttgaaggaaGAGCAAGGGGAGGCCGCAGGGGAGACGGAAGGGGAGACGCAGGATGGGTCGCCCGATGACTGGGACAAGCGGATTGACGACACAGGGTGCTACGTGGAGAATATGGCACTGCAGTTGTGTCATGCGGAGACGGGGGACTGGAGGCAGTGTATGGACGATATGGCCCGGTTTAGAGATTGCTGGGAGAAGAACGGGAACAGGGAGCGTGTCAGTACAGTGGACAAGACCTTGTGA